TTCTCTAGGAGAAGCGCCAGGATAAACAGTGTGAATACTTATTTGGGGAATGTCAATTCCCGGCAAAAGATCTACTTTTAATCTTGAAAAGGTATACAAACTTATCATCAATAACAATGAAAATAAAATCAACATTGTTATTGGTTTGCCAACTATTCTCTTTACCAACATAACACATCCCCCAACAAATTAAATATTGCTTTCGGCTGAAAGACCCTCTTTGGTATCTACCAAATTTATTAGAGATCCATTAGAAAGAGCAGACATGCCTTCTACTACAATTAAATCATTCTCTTCAACCTCGCCCGAAAGAGCTACAATGTTATCTATTTCAAAAAGCACTGTAATGGGTAACATTTGAACACTCTTACTCTCTAAATCAACCTTAAATACAAATTTTTTGCCCTCTCTCTCAACAACAGCCTCTCTTGAAATCTTAATTACATCTTTAAATCGCTTAGTAATAAGTTTGATTTTAGAAAACATACCAATAATCAGTTTATCTAAATTACTACCAATAGGCGTAAGATATACTTCGATAGTTCGACTTTTAGAATCTAAAATGGGAGATATTTCTGAAACTTTAGCTTTAAACTTTTCATTAGAATAAGCTCCAACCTCAATAATAGCATCATTTCCAACTTTAATATTTGAAATGTATTTCTCAGACACATAGGTTAAAATTTGCTTTGTATCTATCCTTCCCACTACTGCTATGTTGGACTGGGGATTAACTGTTTCACCAATTTTTTTTGTAATATTTAAAATATATCCTGAGATTGGCGCTCTTACAGGACTTTTCAAATATACAGAACCAGGTCTTGAAGGATCAAGAGTTGCAACTATTTGTCCCTTTTGAACATAAGCTCCAAGTTTTATTCTCAAAGAAGTTATTTTGCCCACAGCGTCTGGAAAAATATCTGCCTTAACTTTTGTATCTACATCTCCATTTAAAGACAAATAATCGCTCAAGATTCCCTTTTTAACTTTCATAGCAATTACTGGGAATCTATAGGAACTTTCTTTCTCCTTATCAATATTTTTGTCATCTAGCTTGTTATCACCAACACAAGCAACTAAAACTAAGAATAAAACTAAAAAATATTTTTTTAAATATAAATTAATATTAAAAATCAAATTCATCAAAATACCTCTTAGTCTAATGAATTTATTAAATTTTTATATTCAAGTATAGAATTGGCATAATTTAATTTATCTTCAATGAACTTTAAATCGCTCTGCTTATAAACAAGTTCAATATCATTTAATTTAGAAAGATCCATGACCCCGGAATTAAAAGCATTAAATGCCATTTGATAATTTTTATTCGCTAATTCTACATTAATTTTAGAAGCATCAAGAATCGCTTTATATCTTCTAATATCTTTTCTTTTTTGCACAATACTAGATTTTAAATTCCTGATTTTACCTTCAACATTGTTTTGTAGTATTTTTAGCTGATAGTTGTTATCTTGTATTTTTGTAAAACTCTTTGAAAATGGAAATATTTCAGTTAAACCATAATTTAAACTAAAGGATGCTAAAAATCCAGTTGAAAAGCCCTTGGAATTTTCATGAAATGATTTATAAGGAGAGTAAGAAAATGACAAAGAAAGGCTTGGCAAATAAGTATCTAACCAAAGCGAATCAATGAGCTGCTCGGTCATTTTTAAGCGCATATTCAAATCCTTAATCTCTAATGATTCATTAAAATTTAATGCCTCATTAAATAGAGAAAAATCTATTGTTTCGTCTGGCAATTCTCCAATAATTTCAAAATCTTGATCATGATCTAATCCTATTAATAATTTGAAAATTTCTTTTGATTTTTCAAAATTAATAATATGACCATCCAAATCTGGTTGAGATTTTTTATACTTAAGCTGAGCATCAAGGAAATCTATTTCTGATATTAGTCCATTGTTATAAGCAATTCTAGCTTGTTCAAATTTAAGTTTACTATTTTGTATTTGACTCTCAAAAACTTTCAAAGTGCTCTTTAAAGCTATCAATTGATTGTAAGACTTAAGAACATTTAGCTTGATATTACGAACAGCACTCTCCCTTTCTATTTTTGCGCTTTCATATTCCAACATAACAAGTTGCATTCTCTTTAAAACAGAAGGGGACAAAGAAAGATTAATCCCAACTCCAAACCCAAAACCCCAATAATCTCTTTCAAGCTCACTCAAAGCAGAAGGATTTCTACTAAGTGTAGAGCTAAGGTTAACATTTGGAACAAAAACATTCCATGCATTATTTTTATAAAGTTTTTTTATATTTTCTTTGTACAAAGCATTTTCTGAATCCAAGCTATTTTCTAAAGCCATATTTACAGCTTGCTTGGGGGATATTTGAATAATTTCAGCAAAAGAAAAAGAGACAGTAATAAAAATTAAAAAAATTTTTTTAATTTGAAGCCCCCTTATAATAAAAATCAAAACTTTAAAGTTATAAAACTTAATTAATATTTTCAATTCATTTGATTAATTATTATAATATAATACAATTCTAAGTATGAACATTTTTAAAATTTTATTTATCTTAAATTATGCTCTTATTTTTCTAATAAAAATTTACCAAAATACTTTATCTAAAATATTTGGACTACAATGCATATACAAACCTACCTGCTCAAAATATTCAATTGAATGTCTTAAAAAATACAATTTTTTAACGGCTTTAATATTAATGACACTAAGAATAATAAGATGTAACGCATTATTCAAAGGGGGAAACGATTTTACTCCTAAATACAAACCCATTTTAGAATCCTTAAAAGAATTTAAAAAAAGATTAATCAAATAAGGTCTTATATTTTTCTGGAACCCACGTCTTTACAATCTCTTTATTCTTTTCAACAAATTCAACCGCATTGCGGTATTCTTTGCCTGGCTCTTTATCATTTTTATCCATTAAGGGCAATATTAAATCATCGCTCCAATAAAAATGATCAAAAACATAATATGCATCAAAATCATCATTTTCAAGACCAAGTCTAACAAGAGTATGCACGCTCTCAATTCCCCCCATAATTAAATCAGGATCATCAAGAAACTTAATATCATACCTAGAAAAAGCCCAATGAGGCTTCCACAAAGGAACTAAAATCCATTCGTTTCTCTTTATTGAAGAATCTAAACTTGCAAGCATAACACTCTCACTTGAAGGAACTAGCTCATACTCTTTACTTAATCCATAATAATTAAGCGCTTGTTCTGTAACAATTTGAGTTCCCGCACCAGCATCTATGCCAATCATTTTGTTTTTAAACTTATCACCTTTACCCTTAAGCTCACTAATGCTGGAAATTGGAACATAGCTTGG
The window above is part of the Borreliella burgdorferi B31 genome. Proteins encoded here:
- a CDS encoding efflux RND transporter periplasmic adaptor subunit — translated: MNLIFNINLYLKKYFLVLFLVLVACVGDNKLDDKNIDKEKESSYRFPVIAMKVKKGILSDYLSLNGDVDTKVKADIFPDAVGKITSLRIKLGAYVQKGQIVATLDPSRPGSVYLKSPVRAPISGYILNITKKIGETVNPQSNIAVVGRIDTKQILTYVSEKYISNIKVGNDAIIEVGAYSNEKFKAKVSEISPILDSKSRTIEVYLTPIGSNLDKLIIGMFSKIKLITKRFKDVIKISREAVVEREGKKFVFKVDLESKSVQMLPITVLFEIDNIVALSGEVEENDLIVVEGMSALSNGSLINLVDTKEGLSAESNI
- a CDS encoding TolC family protein, with product MIFIIRGLQIKKIFLIFITVSFSFAEIIQISPKQAVNMALENSLDSENALYKENIKKLYKNNAWNVFVPNVNLSSTLSRNPSALSELERDYWGFGFGVGINLSLSPSVLKRMQLVMLEYESAKIERESAVRNIKLNVLKSYNQLIALKSTLKVFESQIQNSKLKFEQARIAYNNGLISEIDFLDAQLKYKKSQPDLDGHIINFEKSKEIFKLLIGLDHDQDFEIIGELPDETIDFSLFNEALNFNESLEIKDLNMRLKMTEQLIDSLWLDTYLPSLSLSFSYSPYKSFHENSKGFSTGFLASFSLNYGLTEIFPFSKSFTKIQDNNYQLKILQNNVEGKIRNLKSSIVQKRKDIRRYKAILDASKINVELANKNYQMAFNAFNSGVMDLSKLNDIELVYKQSDLKFIEDKLNYANSILEYKNLINSLD
- the yidD gene encoding membrane protein insertion efficiency factor YidD, with translation MNIFKILFILNYALIFLIKIYQNTLSKIFGLQCIYKPTCSKYSIECLKKYNFLTALILMTLRIIRCNALFKGGNDFTPKYKPILESLKEFKKRLIK
- a CDS encoding glycine betaine ABC transporter substrate-binding protein: MYKLFLFFIIFMFLSCDEKKSSKNLKSVKIGYVNWGGETAATNVLKVVFEKMGYNAEIFSVTTSIMYQYLASGKIDGTVSSWVPTADKFYYEKLKTKFVDLGANYEGTIQGFVVPSYVPISSISELKGKGDKFKNKMIGIDAGAGTQIVTEQALNYYGLSKEYELVPSSESVMLASLDSSIKRNEWILVPLWKPHWAFSRYDIKFLDDPDLIMGGIESVHTLVRLGLENDDFDAYYVFDHFYWSDDLILPLMDKNDKEPGKEYRNAVEFVEKNKEIVKTWVPEKYKTLFD